A stretch of DNA from Candidatus Polarisedimenticolia bacterium:
GCCGGGCTCGGGCTGGACGTCGAGCGCGCCCGGCCGCTCCAGGACAGGGTGGCGGCGATGATCTGCACCGAGGCCGAACGCGATCGCCTGGCGCGCCTGCCCAATCTCCCGTTCGGGCTCTGGGCGATGGTCGTCTTCTGCGCCAAGGAAGGGACGTACAAGTGCTTCTACCCCCTGGCGCGGATGCACCTCGATTTCCACGACGTGGAAGTTGATCCCGACCCGGCCGCCGGCTCGTTCACCGCGCGCGTGCTCCGGGCGCGCGGTCCCGCGGGCGCCGCCGCCGAGCCCCCCATCCGCGTGCTCCGCGGCCGCTTCGCCTGGAACGACGCGCACGTGTTTGCGGGAGTGACTCTGACCGCCGCCGAGCTCGATTCCCCTCCTGAGGGCGCGTCCG
This window harbors:
- a CDS encoding 4'-phosphopantetheinyl transferase superfamily protein, which gives rise to MIETLFPAGVTTLEATPAMWSAPLLPEEEACLSPRAVAKRRREFAAGRACARAALEALGIADFPLRSGPDRSPLWPAGVVGSLSHCADFCGVAVARHGAIAGLGLDVERARPLQDRVAAMICTEAERDRLARLPNLPFGLWAMVVFCAKEGTYKCFYPLARMHLDFHDVEVDPDPAAGSFTARVLRARGPAGAAAEPPIRVLRGRFAWNDAHVFAGVTLTAAELDSPPEGASGRPGS